The Tamandua tetradactyla isolate mTamTet1 chromosome 5, mTamTet1.pri, whole genome shotgun sequence genome window below encodes:
- the FAM229B gene encoding protein FAM229B, producing the protein MPFRFGTQQRRFPVEGGDSSIGLETGLSSSASCNGKETSPARQLRRCPGSHCLTITDVPITVYATMRKPPAQSSKEMHPK; encoded by the exons ATGCCTTTTCGGTTTGGGACCCAGCAAAGGAGGTTTCCAGTGGAAGGAGGAGATTCTTCTATTGGACTGGAAACTGGGCTGAGCTCCAGTGCTTCCTGTAACGGAAAAGAGACTTCACCAGCCAG aCAACTCCGAAGATGCCCTGGAAGTCATTGCCTGACAATAACTGATGTTCCCATCACTGTCTATGCAACAATGCGAAAGCCACCTGCACAAAGCAGCAAGGAAATGCATCCTAAATAG